Genomic window (Egicoccus halophilus):
CGCCGAGGCGACCGGCCTGGAGGTCGAGCGGGTGCTCTCGGGGCCCGTCGGCGGCGACGTGCAGATCGGCGCGCGACTGGTCGACGGCGACGTGCTCGCCGTGTTGTTCCTGCGCGACCCGATGACCGCCCATCCCCACGAGCCCGACATCCAGGCCCTGCTCAAGCTGTGCGACATCCACGCCGTACCGCTCGCCACCAATCTCGTGACCGCCGAACTGGTGCTCGACGCCCTCGTCGACCACGCCGGGACGGGGGAGGGCACGGACGCATGACGCTGCAGGCCACCTACGGGAGCTTCGCCGGGCCGCTCGAGGGCACCCCGGTGACGGTCGGGGACCACGACGGCACCCCGGTCGTCCTCGACGTGGTCGTCGACGGGCCGGCCGACGGGGAGCCGGTGCTGCTCGCCGCCGGCCTCGGCATGCAGCGCACCGGTTGGTCGCCGCGACTGCTCGACGGGCTGCACGCCGCCGGCTACCGCACCGTCACCGCCGACAACCGTGACGTCGGTCGCGCCACCGTGCTGCCCGGTGAGGTCGCCGACCTCCCGCGTGGTGCCGACGGCTGGCCGGTCGCGCCCTACGGGCTCGCCGACCTGGCCGCGGACCTGGTCACGGTGCTCGACCAGGTCGGGGTGGACGGTCGCTGCCACGTGGTCGGGATCTCCATGGGCGGCATGATCGCCCAGCACGTCGCCCTGGGCACGCCCCGACGGGTCGCCTCGTTGACGTCGCTGATGTCGATGACCGGCGCGGCCGACACGGGGCAGACGCACGCGTCGGTCCGCTGGGTGCTCACCACGCCGGCGCCGGTCGCCGACCCGGATGCGTACGTCGAGCACGCCCTCGCCGTCGCTCGGGCCGTGGGCAGCCCCGGCCGGGTCGACGAGGACGCCGTGCGGGCCCGCGCGGCGGTCGAGTTCGCGCGCGGGGTGCACCCGCAGGGCACCGCCCGGCAACTGCTCGCCATCCGGGGCGACGGCGACCGTACGGCCCGGCTCGGCGCCGTCGCCGCACCGACGTTGGTCGTGCACGGTGACCGCGACCCGTTGATCGACGTCTCCGGTGGTGCGGCGACCGCGGCCGCCATCGCCGGCTCCCGGCTCGAGGTGGTCGCCGGTCTGGGGCACGACCTGCCCGACGCGTTCGTCGACGCGCGGGTGCTGCCGTTGCTCGTCGACCACCTGCGTGCCGCGCCGATCGCCTGACCGGCTCGTTGCACGACGCCGAACCGTGTCGCGTGTCCGGAAGGCCACGGCGGAGCCATCGGGCACCGGTTGGTCGCCGGGGCACGACCTGCCGTAGCCTCCCGGCCGGCGTCCTGCGGCCGCCGACGTGGTCCCGGCACCGGCCCGCGCCCGTCCCGCCCTCCGGCGAAAGCACCCGGCGTGTCCAGCAACCCCAGCGAGTTCGGCGGTGTGGTCGACGTCCGCGAACGTCTGTCCGCGGTCGGGTACCTCCCCGACGCGTCGATCGAGACCGTCACCTACCTCGCCGAGCGGCTGCACAAGCCGGTGCTCGTCGAGGGGCCCGCCGGTGTCGGCAAGACCGAATTGGCCAAGGCCGTCGCCGCCGCCCGCGGGGCGGAGCTGATCCGCCTGCAGTGCTACGAGGGGCTCGACGAGGCCAAGGCGCTCTACGAGTGGAACTACAAGAAGCAGTTGCTCCGCATCACGCACGCCCGTGGCGGGGACACCGCCGGCGGCGAGAGCTGGGACGCGGTCGAGGACGACCTGTTCGGCGAGGACTACCTGCTCGAGCGGCCACTGCTGCGGGCGCTGCGCCACCCCGGTGACGTGGTCCTGCTCATCGACGAGGTCGACAAGGTCGACTTCGAGTTCGAGGCGTTGCTGCTCGAGATCCTGTCCGACTTCCAGGTCACCATCCCGGAGCTCGGCACCGTGCGGGGCAGCCGGCACCCGTTCGTGGTGTTGACCTCGAACAACACCCGGGAGCTGTCCGAGGCCCTCAAGCGTCGCTGCCTGTACCTCCACCTCGACTATCCGTCGGTCGAGCGGGAGAAGCAGATCGTGCTCTCCCGGGTGCCCGAGGCGCCGGAGGCGCTCGCCGACCAGCTCGTGCGCATCGTGCGCTCCCTGCGCCAGCTCGAGTTGAAGAAGCCACCGTCGATCTCCGAGACGCTCGACTGGGCACGCACCCTGCTCGAGCTCGGGTTCGACGCCGTCGACGAGGGCGTGGCGCGCAGCACCCTGAACGTGCTGCTGAAGTACCAGCAGGACGTCGAGAAGGCCGCGGCGCACCTCAAGCTGCCGCCGCGCCCCGAGATGAACTGACGAGCGCCGTCCAGTGAGCGATCCCACGGTCCCCGAGGACCTCGACCCGGTGCGGGGGACCAGCGACGACCCGCTGTCCGCCGACCGGCGTGTGCTCGCCATCGGTGCCCTCGCGATGGTGCTGCTGATCGTCGTCGGCGTCGTCGCGGCCTCCGTGTTCACCCGTTCGGCCTGCGCGGACATCGCCGTCGACACCGTGCCGGCCGGCACCGCCGGCGACCTCGAGACGGTGCTCACGGACGGCCTCGGCGACCTGTTCGACGACGAGCGTCAGGTCCTGCTCGACTTCCTGACCGGCATCCTGCCCGACCGCCTCGGGCCGGTGACCGGTGCCGTCGACGTGCTCGGGGCCGAGGGTCTGACCCCGGTCGGGACGGCCGGCGAGCGTCTGGTGGCGGCCACCGGCACGACCACCACCGTGATCGACGTCGCCGCCGTCGAGGCCGCCGGTGCGGTCGACGTCGGCAGCGGAACGGTCGTGGGGAGCGGCCCGAGCCTGTACGACCTCGCGCTGATCAACCCCGGCACCGGACAGACCGACGCGTTCCTGCCGCTCGACGCCCGCCTCGACGCCGGTGACTGCCTCGACACCGCCACGGTCGGTACGTCCTTCGCCTTCTTCCTCGACGCCGCGGACGGCCAGCTGCTGCTGTTCCGGGTCGAGGAGGACGGCGAGTTCCCCGAGCTCGAGCTGCGCGACGCCCACCAGGGACAGATCTGGGCGTCGCACCTCGACGTGCCGGAGATCCCGCCCGGCATCACCGGGGAGCGGCTCGACGCGCAGATCGGGGACGACCTGGTCGTCGTCGGGCGTCGGACCACCGTCGAGGACGAGACCCCGATCGTGAGCGCGTTCACGCGCGACACCGGTGCCGGCGTCTGGAGCCTCGAGCTTCCCGCGCTGCTCGACGCCGCCCCCGCGGGCGACACGCCGGTGTGGGTCGACGTGCTCGACGTCGACACGGACACGACGTTGCTGGGCCTCTCGCGCGAGGACCGGCAGGGCGAGGCGAGCCTGGTCGCGCTCGACAGTGCCGACGGATCGCTGCGCTGGGCGGACGACCTCGATGCCGCCGTGCCGGTGACCGCTTCGCTCGCCGGCGACACGGCCACCGTCGTGGTCGACACCGGCACGGACGTCGAGGTGCGCCTCGTCGACCTCGCCGAGGGCGCCACGCGCCAGCGGGCCTCACGCCCCGACCCCGCCGGTGAGGCGTTCGACGGACGGGTCGGCATCGTGCCCCTGGACGACGCCACGCTCGTGGTCGCAGGAACCTCGAGCTTCGTCGTCGGGCCGGGGGAGCAGGGCGCGTCCGGCTACCGCCCCGAAGCGTCGCAGGCGCGCCTGGTCGATGCCGTACGCGTCGGGAACGCCACCGTCGTGCTCGTCACCAGCGAGGACGGCGCCGTCGCCGTCGTCTACGGCGACGCCTGAGTGGATCGGTACCTCGCGATGCGCTCGTGATTCCTGCGTGCTCTCGCTACGCGATGCGCTCACTTCTTCGGGCGTGCTCTCGCTACGCGATGCGCTCGTGATTCCTGCGTGCTCTCGCTACGCGATGCGCTCGTGATTCCTGCGTGCTCTCGCTACGCGATGCGCTCGTGATTCCTGCGTGCTCTCGCTACGCGATGCGCTCGACGAACGTCGCGAGCTGCTTGAGGTTGCGGACCTCGACCATGTCCTCGACGAAGCGGGCGTAGGACGACGAGATCGAGTCGCCGGTGTCCCAGAACTGGATCGGCTCCGGATTCAACCAGTACACGCGTCGGGCACGTCGGGCCAGGTCCTGCAGCACCCAGGCATTGGCCTGCCGATAGTTGTTGCGGGCGTCGCCGAGGATGAGCACGGTCGAACGCGGCGTCAGGTCGCGGGCGTAGCGGGTGTGGAACCGCTCGAGCGAGTGGCCGTAGTCGGAGTGGCCGTCGAGCCAGACGAGCTCCGCCTCGGCGAGCATCCGCTGCATCGCGTCGGTGGGGTCCCCTCGCTCGAACAGCCGTGTGACCTCGTCCAGCGTGTCGATGAAGGCGAACGAGCGCACCTTGCTGAACTGCTCCTGCAGCGCGTGCACGAGCAGCAGCGTGAACCGGGCGAACGAGGCCACCGACCCCGACACGTCACAGATGACGAACAGCTCCGGCTTGTGGGGACGGCGGGGGCGGAAGTGGGGATCGAACGGCACGCCACCGGTCGACAACGACTCGCGCACGGTGCGTCGTACGTCGAGGCGTCCGTCCTTGCCCTGTCGGCGCTTGACCGACACGCGCGAGGCCAGCTTGCGGGCCAGGGGCCGGATCTGTGCCCGCAGGGCCGCCTGGTCCTCGACCGACAGGTGGAAGAAGTCGAGTTCCTCGACGGGCGGCCGGGTCATGCGGTCGGCGACCTGCTCCAGTCCCCGATCGGCCGCCGCGCGACGCCGGATCTCCGCCTCGACCTCCTGCCGGAATGCCCGCAGCCGCGCCTCGAACTCGTCGCGGTGCAGCCGCTCCTGCAGCGGAGTGAGCTGCTCGGCGTCGTCGACGGTTCGTCCCAGCATGTCGCGCAGCAGTTGCTGCAGGTCGACGGCGCGAAAGACCTTGTACTGGAAGTACGAGACCCCGCCGTCACGGCCCTCGACGCGGCCGAACTGGTCGACGGCGAGCCGGGCCATCTGCCGGATCGTCTCCTCGTCACCCTCCATCAGCCGGTCGAGCAGTTCGTCGAGGTAGGACTCGGGGTCGAGCTCGCCGTCGCCGTCGCCGGCGTCCTCGACGGCGCGGTCGCTGCCGTCACCGGCGGGACGGGCGGGGAAGTAGAGCGCGAACAGGTCGTCGAACGCGCGGCGATGGGTCACCGAGGTGACCGTCACCGCCGCCAACGCCTCGCGCAGCTGGGTGCGGTCGAGCAGGTCCAGGTGCGGGAGCGTGCGGACCGCGTCGATCGCCTCGGACTGGGTGGGTCCCACCCCGGCACGTCGCAATGCCTGCACGAAGTCGAGCACCCGCTGCAGCAACCCGTTGACCGGTGGCGGCCCCTCGGCCAGCACGTCGGCCACCCGCTCGTCCACGGCCGCCTCCTCGTCGTCGCCGCCAGCCTACGGTGAACCGGAGCAGGGACGGTGACGAACCCGACTCGGCTGCGGAACAGGAGCAGGCCGTGGACCTGATGGTGCTGGTGGCGGAGGTCGACGTGCCGGGCTGGCTGCGGGTGGTGCTCGCCGGTGTCGCCGTCGCGTCCATCGTCGGCATCACCGCCACCCTCGGCCGGGACTGAAGCCGGCGGTGTCGGCAGCCGGTCGCCGCCCCGGCGCGCGCCACCGTCGGTGGCCGAGGCTGGAACCGGCGCGCGCGGCCGATAGCGTGCGCGGCAGGTCGCGGGTGCGGAGGTCGGCGGGTGCAACGGGTGCGCTACTACTGGGACTATCTGGGTCTGGACGAGGTGCTCGCTGCGCAGCGGCTCGCCTCCAGCGAGGACGGCGGTGACCCGGCGCACGACGAGTTGCTGTTCATCGTCACTCATCAGGCGTTCGAACTGTGGTTCAAGCAGATCCTGTGGGAGCTCGACGCGGTCATCGGCACCCTGTCGCAGGCACCGGTCGACGAGCGCGACATGGGCCAGGTGCTGCACCGGCTCGAGCGGATCAACGAGATCCAGCCGCTGCTCGTCCAGCAGTTCGCGGTGCTCGAGACCATGACGCCGCTGGACTTCCTCGACTTCCGTGATCAGCTGATCCCGGCCAGCGGGTTCCAGTCGCTGCAGTTCCGGTTGATCGAGAACCGGCTCGGTCTCGATCCGGCCAAGCGGATGAAGATCCAGGGATCCCACTACACCTCACGGCTCTCGCGCGAGCACGCGGCCCGGGTCGAGGCGTCCGAGTCGGAGCCGACCCTGCTCGGCGCGCTCGACGCCTGGCTGGCACGAACGCCGTTCCTGCGCTTCGGCGCCTTCGACTTCTGGGCCGCCTACCGGGACGCCGTCACGACCATGATCGAACGCGACCGACAGATCGTGGCCACCAACGCGAACCTCGACGAGGTCAGTCGTCAGCAGCAGCTCGACGCGTTCGAGACCACGGTGGAGACGTTCGCGACGCTGTTCGACCGCGAGCGGTGGGAACAGCTGCGGGCCCAGGGCCGCCGACGGCTGTCGCACGAGGCCTTCCTCGCCGCGCTGCTGATCAGCCTCTACCGCGACGAGCCGGCGTTCCACACGCCCCACCGGATGCTGCGCACGCTGGTCGACCTCGACATCGGCTTCCACGCCTTCCGCAACGCCCACGCCCAGCTGGTCCACCGCACCATCGGCGGGCGCATCGGCACCGGCGGGACCGCCGGGCACGAGTACCTCGAGGCCGCCGCCCGCCGGCACCGGGTGTTCACCGACCTGTTCGACCTGGCCACCTACTCGGTGCCGCGCGACGAGCTGCCCGAGCTGCCCGACGACGTGCGCGACCAGCTCCGCTTCCGCTTCCAGCCGAGCTGAGCGTGCCCGCCCGGGTCGGCCTGCTCGGTGGGACCTTCGACCCGCCGCACCTCGGCCACCTCGTGGTCGCCGAGTCCGCGCGGGTCGACCTCGGGCTCGACGAGGTCCGGCTGCTCGTCGCCGGTGACCCCTGGATGAAGCGCACGGTGGGCGCCCCGGCGCACCGGGTGGCGATGACCCGCGCCGCCGTGGCCGAGGACCCGCACCTGTCGGTCGACGTCCGTGAGACCGCACGTGACGGGCCGACCTACACCGCGCAGACGCTGGCCGACCTGCACGCCGACGAGCCGGGGACCCGGTGGACGTTCCTGCTCGGGGCGGACGCCGTCGCCGCTCTGGAGCAGTGGCACCGCCCCGACGACGCGCTCGCCGCGGCAGCGTTCGTGGCCGTCACCCGTCCGGGCCACGAGTTGCACGTCGCCCCGCGTTTCGCCGACCGGGTCGAGCGCCTCGAGGTCCCACGTCTGGAGATCTCGTCGACCGACCTGCGGGCCCGCTACGCATCGGGACGATCGACCCGTTACCTCGTGCCCGAAGCGGTCGACCGGTACGTCCGAGATCATCGGCTGTACGTGGAGTGAGCAGTGGACCGCGACGGAGCAGGGTGGACGCACCGGACGGCGTCCGCGGCGCAGCGGCGACGCCTGCGCCGGCGGGCGCGTCGACCGGGGTCCTCGCTGCTGCGTGCCCTGGCGAAGGTCGCCGGCCTGGCCGCGCTGGGCACGCTTGCCGCGACGGCGATCGGCGCCACCTCGCTCGGACCCGTCACGCTGCCCGTGGTCGACCTCGACCCCTCGGGAGTCGCCACACCGGCGGCGGTCGCGTCCCGTGAACCGATCGTGCGGCTGGTCACCGGGGACGTCCACGCGACGGACGCCACGACGCTGCGCGACGCCGGGTTCACCGTCTTCACCGTCGACGCGACCGCCCAGCCCGGGTCCGTGACGCGGATCCTGGTGCACCGGGACGGTGCGGACGCGCTCGTCGTGGCCGCCGACCTGCGTGACGTGCTGCGCCGCGGGGTGATCGAGCGCGGCGAGAACCTCGGCGACGGGGTGGATCTGACGGTCGTCCTGGGGGCCGACGACCGCGACGGGCGTCGCTGACGGGTGGCGACGGTCGTCCCCCGGTGCCGCCGTGGGCGACGGCACGGACAGCGGTGAGCAGTGTGACGGGGCGACGCTGCTGCGGCGCTCGAGCGCCGAGCCCGACCTCCCACGCACGCCCGCGTCGTCGTCTCGCGCCCGTCGGGCGGCTGTGGTTCCCTGGCTCGACACGATCCGTCCATCGACGAACGAGCCTGCCCGTGCCCGCCACCGACGAAGCCGTCGCGCTCGCCGTCGCCGCTGCCGATGCGGCCGACGACACGAAGGCCACCGACCTCACCATCCTCGAGGTCGCCGACCTGCTCGCCCTGGTGGACGTGTTCCTCCTGGCCACGACCGCGAGCGATCGACAGCTGAAGGCGACCGCCGAGTCGGTCGAGGAGCGCCTCCAGCGTGAGCACGGACGCAAGCCGCTGCGTCGTGAGGGCACCGCCGAGGGCGGCTGGCTGGTCCTCGACTACGGCGACCTGGTCTGCCACCTGTTCTCGACCGAGGAACGCGAGTTCTACGCGCTCGAACGGCTGTGGGCCGATGTTCCGCGGCGCGACGTGCGGACCGGCGAGCCCGTGGGTGCGAGCCCGGCGCGGCTCGGTACGGACCGCTCCCTCGAGGCCGACGCATGAGGCGCCTGGTGCTGGTGCGCCACGGTGAGTCGATCTGGAACGCCACCGGTCGCATCCAGGGTCAGCAGTGCGCCGGCTTGTCGGACACCGGCTCGGCCCAGGCACGGGCCACCGGTGCGGCGCTCGCCGAGGGACACCCCGATGCCCGGGTGGTGGTCTCGGACCTGTTGCGCTGTCAGCAGACGGCGCAGCCGTTGCTCGACGCGCTCGGGGGCGAGCCGGTCACCGACGCCAGGCTGCGCGAACGCAGCTTCGGCGCCTGGGAGGGGTTGACGCGCGACGAGGTCGCGGAGCGCGACGCCGAGCGTTGGCGGCGGTGGCGCGAACGCGACGACGAGGTCGTGGCCGAGATCGACGGGGAGACCGACGCGGTCTTCGTCGCCCGAATCGTCCCGGTGCTGCGCGAACTGCTGGCGGACACGCCGCAGGACGGGGTGACCGTGGCGGTCACCCATGGGGGCCCGATCTGGCACGGGACGCACGCCCTGCTCGGGTTGCCGCCGGCGACGCTGGGCACGGTCCACAACGCGTCGGTGACCGAGCTGGTGTCCACCGACGGCGGATCGCCGGCGCTCGAGCGCTACAACGAGATCGCCCACCTGCCCCGCGAACTGCGTGTCGGCCGGCAGCCGGCCGTGGTCGCCTGAGGCGGCTGCACGCGCACCGTCGAGGTCGGACGAGGCGTTCCTAGACGCGGCCGGCGGGGGTGACCCCGGGCACGGGCGCGGGATGGACGGCGTTGTCGATGGCCGCGAAGGACTGCTCGTCGACCGCACGGGCGATGGCCAGCACCCGGTCGGCGTCGCGGCGGCGGACCGTCGCCAGGACCATGTCGACGTCGCCCTTGTAGCCGGTGCCCCGGAACACGGTCGCGCCGAACCCGGCCGCGTGGATGGCCCGGGCGATGCCGTGACCGAGATCCAGGGGTCGCCCGACCTCGTCACAGCGGGTGGCGTCGGCGTAGACCCGCACCGTGGCCATGCCCAGTCGCAGGCGCCCGGTGAGCTGCACGCCGACGAAGGTGCCGGCGGCGACGCCGACGACGAACCCCGCCGTGCGCAGCGGGGTCATGTCGGCGAAGACGATCCCGGCCGCGGCGAGCCACGTGCCGGCCTCCAGACCGGACGTCGTCGCCGCCAGCCAGCGTCGTTGCTGGACCACGAACACGGTCTTGAACACGTTGAGGGACACGTCGCCGATGCGGAGCAGGGCGATGGCCACCGCCGGCCACAGCAGTTGCCAGAGGTCGGTGGCGTCGGCGAGAGCGGCGTCGGCGATTGCGGGGTCGAACACGAACACATCCGAGACGTGGGGGAGCGGCGTCGGTGCCGCGGACGAGGGCGGTTTCGAACGGGTCCATCGGCCGCCCCTGCGCCCACTGCAGTGGTTCGGCGTCGCGCGGCCCGTCGGCGCGGCGCTCCCGGCCCCTCGGGGCTGGCTTCGCTGCCTCGGATCGGGTCGGATTCGCCCCGATCCGCACGGATCCGCCCCGATCCGTCCGCGATCCACGCCCACACGTCCTGCTCAGCTGGACCAAGTCGGCAAGCGCCTGACCATTGCCCGGTCAACTGCCGCTGCGTGCCCCCGGAAACGGGGTTTCGCGCAATTCCTCGGAGGCGGGACTGGTCCTCCGACCACCTCGTTGCGCCCGGACGGCCGCCGGCCGCGGCCACCGGTGGGGCGGTGTCATGGACCTGGGACCAGCCTCCCCTGTCCGCGAACGGCTGTCGACCCCGTTTGCTGTGTTCCCCGGCCGATGCGCGCCCAGAGGCGTCGGCCGCCCCAAGACGGAGGGAACGACGTGGCACAGCCACAGACGTACGGGACCACCAGCAACCAGGACGACAACGACACCGTGGACCTCGGCAAGCAAGAGGGTCGCGAGGTCGCCGAGGACGCCAAGCAGCAGGCCAGCGAGGTGGCCGGGACCGCCAAGTCCCAGGCCGGCAACGTGGCCAACGAGGCCATGGGCCACGCCCAGGACCTGGCGCAGGACGCCAAGCAGCAGCTGCACCGGCAGGCCCGTCAGCAGACGGACGCCTTCGGGGAGGTCATCGGGACGCTCGGTTCCCGGGTGCACGCCCTCGCCGACGGCAACGTCGAGGAGGCCGGTCCGGTCGGTGACTACGCGCAGCGGCTGGCCGGACAGGTCGACCAGCTCGCGGGCCGGGTCGACCAGCTCGGCTTCGACGGCATGATCGACGAGGTCCAGCGCTACGCCCGACGCAAGCCCGGGGTGTTCCTCCTCGGCGCCGCCGTCGCCGGCTTCGCCGCCTCGCGGCTCGCTCGTGGCGCACAGGCCGCCCAGGAGCACGAAGGCAACGGGTCCGCCGGCGGCACCTCGTCGCGCCGCACCGGTTCGCCCTCGGGTCTGAGCTCGCCCACGTCCGCCGGTACCGGCGGCATGGCGACCGGCACCGGCGGCACCGCCGGTATCCCCGGTGGGACCTCCGGCACGACCGGCGCCGCCGGGAGTTCCGGCACCACGCCGCCGCCGTTGCCCAGTGCCGGTAGCCCGACCGGTGGGGTCGTCCCGCCGCCGACGTCCGCGCCCAGCGCGCTGCCCGGCACCGACACGCCCGGAGGGAGCCCCCGATGAGCAGCACCCCCACTCCGCACGGCTCCGAGGCGGTCGACGACCTGCGGGTCGACACCGCCTCGGCCCCGCCGCCAGGCCCCAACGCCTCGCTGAGTGACCTCGTCAGCCGACTCGGTGACGACGTCACCCTGCTGTTCCGGCAGGAGGTCGAGCTCGCCAAGATCGAGATCAAGCGCGAGGCGACCACCGCCGCCAAGGCCAGCGGCATGTTCGTCGTCGCCGGCCTGCTCGGCCTGGTGACCGTGTTCCTGCTCGCCTGGGCCGCAGCCTGGGGTCTCGCCGCCGTGATGCCCACCGGTCTGGCCTTCCTGATCGTCGGCATCGTCTTCGGTATCGCCGCCGCCGTGATCGGCATGGCCGGCAAGAAGCGGTTCGAGCAGGTCGACTTCACCCCCCACGAGACCGTCGAGACCCTGCAAGAGGACAAGCAGGTCGTCCAGGATCGGATGAGTTCATGAGTCAGTACGCGACCACCGACACGCCCCAGGACCCCGAGCAGCTCAAGCGCGAGATCGCGCGCACGCGGTCGGACATGGACCGCACGCTGGCCGAGCTCGAGGACCGGGTCAGCCCGCAACGCATCAAGGAGCGGCAGACCGAGAAGGTTCGGGGCAAGTTCCAGCGCGCGAAGGATGCCGTCATGGGCAACACGCCCGACAGCGACGAGGTGAAGGGCCGTGCCCAGGGCATGGCCGACGACGCCAAGGACCGCGCGCAGGGCATGGCCGACGACGCCAAGGGCCGGGCGCAGGGGCTGGCCGACAGTGCCAGCGGCACGCTGCACGACGCCTCGGAGGCGATCCAGCAGAGCCCGCAGCGCGTGGAGCAGGCCACCCGCGGCAACCCGCTCGCGGCCGGACTGATCGCGTTCGGTGCCGGAGCGCTCCTCGGCTCGCTGCTCCCGGCCACCCGTGCCGAGGAGGAGCTCGCAGGAGAACTCCGCGACACCTTCGAGGACCCCGTCAGGCAGCAGCTGCAGGGTGCCGGCCAGGAGATGAAGGACGACCTCCAGGAGCACGCGCAGCAGGCGGTCGAGGACACCAAGCAGTCCGCGCAGCAGGCGGTCGACCGCACCAAGTCGCAGGCCCAGGGCGCTGCCGACCAGGTGCAGGGCCACGCGAAGGACTCGGCGCAGACGGTCAAGGACCAGCGCTGACCGCGACCGACGTGCGTGTCGGGCCCGTCATCGCGACGGGCCCGACACCGCGACGAACCAGAGAGGAGCGAGACCGTGGGGCTCACCGACCGCAACTCCGCCAGCGGGCAGACCGCTGCCGGATCGAGCCGGCAGGACGAGGTCATCGACGTCCGCAACGCTGACGAGCGCGCCGACGAGGCGCGCCGCGACCAGGGCGGCGACCAGGGCGGCGACCAGGCGGACGACGGCCGGGGCGCGCAGTCCCCGACCGACATCCCGGCAGGCGGCTGGAAGGCCGTCGGCAAGCGCGTCGTCACGGAACTGAAGAACGACCACGTCTCGCTGCTCGCGGCGGGTGTCGCCTTCAAGGCGCTGCTCGCGCTGTTCCCGACCATCATCGCCGCCATCACCATCTGGGGGCTGGTCGCGGACCCGGAGCAGATCGAGCAGCAGGTCGACCAGTTCGCCGGCTACCTGCCTGACGACATCTCCGGGATCATCACCGACCAGATGTCTGCCGTGGCCGAGGGCGGCACCGGGGCGCTGTCGTTCGCGCTGGTCATCTCGCTCGCGTTGGCACTGTGGAGCGCCTCGGGCGGCATGGCCGGCCTGATGGAGGGTGTCAACGCCGCCTACAACGAGGTCGACCGGCGCAAGTTCCCGATCAAGCGCGGCCTCGCGCTGGCGCTGACGCTCGGCGGCATCGTGTTCCTGCTGCTGACGCTCGGTCTGATCGCGGTCCTCCCGGCCGCCCTCGGCGAGCTCGGTCTGGGTCAGGCGGGCGAGACGGCCATCCGGATCCTGCAGTGGCCGGTACTCGCCCTGCTGGTCATCGGCTCGCTCGGCATCATCTACAAGGTCGCGCCCGACCGGGACAACCCC
Coding sequences:
- a CDS encoding DUF5698 domain-containing protein, with protein sequence MFDPAIADAALADATDLWQLLWPAVAIALLRIGDVSLNVFKTVFVVQQRRWLAATTSGLEAGTWLAAAGIVFADMTPLRTAGFVVGVAAGTFVGVQLTGRLRLGMATVRVYADATRCDEVGRPLDLGHGIARAIHAAGFGATVFRGTGYKGDVDMVLATVRRRDADRVLAIARAVDEQSFAAIDNAVHPAPVPGVTPAGRV
- a CDS encoding phage holin family protein, which gives rise to MSSTPTPHGSEAVDDLRVDTASAPPPGPNASLSDLVSRLGDDVTLLFRQEVELAKIEIKREATTAAKASGMFVVAGLLGLVTVFLLAWAAAWGLAAVMPTGLAFLIVGIVFGIAAAVIGMAGKKRFEQVDFTPHETVETLQEDKQVVQDRMSS
- a CDS encoding DUF3618 domain-containing protein yields the protein MSQYATTDTPQDPEQLKREIARTRSDMDRTLAELEDRVSPQRIKERQTEKVRGKFQRAKDAVMGNTPDSDEVKGRAQGMADDAKDRAQGMADDAKGRAQGLADSASGTLHDASEAIQQSPQRVEQATRGNPLAAGLIAFGAGALLGSLLPATRAEEELAGELRDTFEDPVRQQLQGAGQEMKDDLQEHAQQAVEDTKQSAQQAVDRTKSQAQGAADQVQGHAKDSAQTVKDQR
- a CDS encoding YihY/virulence factor BrkB family protein, with amino-acid sequence MGLTDRNSASGQTAAGSSRQDEVIDVRNADERADEARRDQGGDQGGDQADDGRGAQSPTDIPAGGWKAVGKRVVTELKNDHVSLLAAGVAFKALLALFPTIIAAITIWGLVADPEQIEQQVDQFAGYLPDDISGIITDQMSAVAEGGTGALSFALVISLALALWSASGGMAGLMEGVNAAYNEVDRRKFPIKRGLALALTLGGIVFLLLTLGLIAVLPAALGELGLGQAGETAIRILQWPVLALLVIGSLGIIYKVAPDRDNPGFKWVSIGAVVATVLWLLGSAAFTLYVENFGNFGETYGAFAGVIVLMLWLLLTGFVVLLGAEINAEQERQTQRDTTVGEPEPLGTRGANAADTTPEQYEGRQE